The uncultured Cohaesibacter sp. genome window below encodes:
- a CDS encoding BadF/BadG/BcrA/BcrD ATPase family protein, producing the protein MANSLFMGIDGGGSNCRGRLRDEDGTLLGEAISGPVNARNGILAAQQQVAKVARETLKDAGFGAEVLSQTHVGIGLAELHISADKEAFRNWEHPFASLRVASDAHIACLGGHGNDQDGGILILGTGSCGYGLIKGQPVNVGGWGFELSDMASSAQVGVQALRFAMAALDGIYEVSPMTDHIMAMFGDSQEEMVLWASTATPPDFAGYGHVVANFAEREDPVAMKLMADCGSQASSMLRALAWRGVNRIALMGNFAEAVEPWLEVETTTLLVPRLHDARDGAILLAGGPLPPLEPGHEQDMGHKERYGHG; encoded by the coding sequence ATGGCAAATTCACTATTTATGGGAATTGACGGCGGTGGCTCGAATTGCCGCGGACGCCTCAGAGATGAAGACGGAACGCTGCTTGGAGAGGCTATCAGTGGACCGGTCAATGCGCGCAATGGAATTCTCGCCGCTCAGCAGCAGGTCGCCAAGGTGGCGCGGGAGACCCTGAAGGATGCTGGCTTCGGCGCTGAGGTGCTGAGCCAGACCCACGTGGGCATCGGCCTTGCCGAGCTCCATATCAGCGCAGACAAGGAAGCTTTCCGCAACTGGGAACATCCCTTTGCGTCTCTCCGGGTGGCAAGCGATGCCCACATCGCCTGTCTTGGCGGTCATGGCAATGATCAGGATGGCGGCATCCTCATTCTCGGTACCGGCAGCTGTGGCTACGGCCTGATCAAGGGCCAGCCGGTCAATGTCGGCGGCTGGGGCTTTGAACTTTCAGACATGGCAAGTTCAGCACAGGTGGGGGTACAGGCCCTGCGGTTCGCCATGGCGGCACTTGACGGGATATATGAAGTCAGCCCGATGACAGACCACATCATGGCGATGTTTGGAGACAGCCAGGAAGAAATGGTGTTGTGGGCCAGCACCGCCACGCCACCGGACTTTGCCGGCTACGGTCATGTCGTAGCCAATTTCGCCGAACGCGAGGATCCTGTTGCCATGAAGCTGATGGCCGATTGTGGCAGTCAGGCCAGCTCTATGCTGCGAGCTCTTGCATGGCGCGGGGTCAACAGGATTGCGCTGATGGGCAATTTCGCAGAAGCGGTTGAACCGTGGCTGGAAGTGGAAACCACCACCCTGCTCGTTCCAAGGCTCCATGATGCTCGGGACGGCGCCATCCTGCTTGCGGGAGGCCCCCTGCCTCCGCTGGAACCGGGGCATGAGCAGGACATGGGACATAAAGAGCGCTACGGACATGGTTGA
- the pgl gene encoding 6-phosphogluconolactonase, whose translation MTETRVYPDRGSLAAGLAEQVASELNKAIKKRGRATLAVPGGETPHDFFRSLSAQPVEWDCVSIILTDDHLNPQLPEYTNADKVEELLLQDLAAEAEFYSFHHDGAQDGDDAEAVLSVITSDLHAVLPIDVCVLGMGADTRIASLFPEADELEEALGLWAPAVMIVRGHEDGNPRLTLTAPVLERARKAHVLIVGAEKKHALREAQKIGLVEEAPVRLILNRARATTIHYAD comes from the coding sequence GTGACTGAAACACGAGTGTATCCCGATCGAGGCAGTCTGGCTGCCGGTCTCGCAGAACAGGTTGCGTCCGAGCTGAACAAGGCCATCAAAAAGCGTGGCAGGGCAACCCTTGCAGTGCCCGGTGGCGAAACACCCCATGACTTCTTCCGCTCATTGAGCGCCCAGCCCGTCGAGTGGGACTGTGTTTCGATCATCCTGACCGACGATCATCTGAATCCTCAGTTGCCGGAGTACACCAACGCCGACAAGGTGGAAGAACTGCTGCTGCAGGATCTGGCAGCCGAAGCGGAGTTCTATTCCTTTCACCACGATGGTGCGCAGGATGGGGATGACGCCGAGGCAGTGCTCTCGGTCATCACCTCCGATCTGCACGCTGTTCTGCCAATCGATGTCTGTGTTCTGGGCATGGGAGCGGACACGCGCATCGCCTCGCTGTTTCCAGAAGCGGATGAACTGGAAGAAGCCCTCGGCCTCTGGGCACCCGCTGTGATGATCGTGCGCGGGCATGAAGACGGCAATCCACGCCTGACGCTGACAGCTCCCGTGCTGGAGCGGGCGCGCAAGGCTCATGTGCTGATCGTCGGGGCGGAAAAGAAGCACGCCCTGCGCGAAGCCCAGAAGATCGGGCTGGTGGAAGAGGCGCCCGTGCGGCTCATTCTCAATCGCGCCAGAGCCACGACGATCCATTACGCCGACTAG
- a CDS encoding Re/Si-specific NAD(P)(+) transhydrogenase subunit alpha has product MKIGTPKELFEGEARVAMTPSSAKQLQKLGFDCILESGAGALAGFSDATYAEAGVEIVPDAAALWEAADIVAKVRQPESEELKYLAKGKTLISFFNPAGNEEGMAAAKTAGANVIAMEMVPRISRAQKMDALSSMANIAGYRAVIEAGNNFGRFFTGQITAAGKVPPAKVLIVGAGVAGLAAIGTSVALGAITYAFDVRPEVAEQVESMGAEFVYLDFAEEQQDGASTGGYASVQSEEFRNAQLAKFREIAGDMDIVITTALIPNRPAPKLWLADMVAAMKTGSVIVDLAAERGGNVEGTVKDEKVVTENGVTIIGYTDFPSRMATQASELYSTNIRHMMTDLTPEKDGQIVHNMEDDVIRGATVTYEGEITFPPPPPKIKAIAAKPKSDVKEKTPEEKKAEEEAAARKAGRQQISLLVIGAVVMGLIGLYAPAAFMGHFIVFVLAVFIGFQVIWGVSHSLHTPLMAVTNAISGIIILGSLLQLGAGSWIVLLLAFISILIATINIVGGFMVTRRMLQMFQKS; this is encoded by the coding sequence GTGAAGATAGGTACACCTAAGGAGCTGTTCGAGGGAGAGGCGCGCGTTGCCATGACGCCGTCTTCGGCAAAACAGCTTCAGAAATTGGGATTTGATTGCATCCTGGAAAGCGGTGCTGGTGCGCTGGCTGGCTTTTCAGATGCAACTTATGCAGAAGCGGGCGTTGAAATCGTGCCAGACGCTGCAGCTCTGTGGGAGGCTGCAGATATCGTTGCCAAGGTACGTCAGCCAGAAAGTGAAGAGCTGAAGTATCTTGCCAAGGGCAAGACGCTTATCTCCTTCTTCAACCCGGCTGGCAACGAAGAAGGCATGGCAGCCGCCAAGACGGCTGGTGCCAATGTTATCGCAATGGAAATGGTGCCACGTATTTCCCGTGCCCAGAAGATGGACGCATTGTCCTCCATGGCGAACATTGCCGGTTACCGCGCTGTTATCGAGGCTGGTAACAACTTTGGTCGTTTCTTCACCGGTCAGATTACTGCTGCCGGTAAGGTACCGCCTGCAAAGGTTCTGATTGTTGGCGCCGGTGTTGCCGGTCTGGCCGCAATTGGTACATCTGTTGCGCTCGGTGCGATCACTTATGCATTTGATGTGCGTCCGGAAGTGGCCGAACAGGTCGAATCCATGGGCGCCGAATTTGTCTATTTGGATTTTGCAGAAGAACAGCAGGACGGAGCTTCCACTGGTGGGTATGCTTCGGTTCAGTCTGAAGAATTCCGCAATGCCCAGCTCGCCAAGTTCCGCGAGATCGCAGGTGACATGGACATCGTGATCACCACCGCGCTGATCCCGAACCGGCCGGCTCCCAAGCTGTGGCTTGCAGATATGGTTGCAGCCATGAAGACCGGTTCCGTCATCGTTGACCTTGCTGCGGAACGCGGCGGTAACGTTGAAGGCACTGTCAAGGACGAGAAGGTTGTTACCGAGAATGGCGTGACCATCATCGGCTATACGGACTTCCCATCCCGCATGGCTACTCAGGCTTCCGAACTCTATTCGACCAACATCCGTCACATGATGACCGACCTGACCCCTGAAAAGGATGGCCAGATCGTTCACAACATGGAAGACGATGTGATTCGCGGCGCGACTGTGACCTATGAAGGCGAGATCACCTTCCCACCTCCGCCTCCAAAGATCAAAGCCATTGCCGCCAAGCCGAAAAGTGACGTCAAGGAAAAGACCCCTGAAGAGAAGAAGGCCGAAGAAGAGGCTGCCGCCCGCAAGGCTGGCCGTCAGCAGATCAGCCTTCTGGTCATTGGTGCCGTGGTCATGGGCCTCATCGGTCTCTATGCTCCTGCGGCCTTCATGGGCCACTTCATCGTGTTCGTACTCGCCGTTTTCATCGGCTTCCAGGTCATCTGGGGCGTCAGCCACTCCCTGCACACGCCGCTCATGGCTGTGACGAACGCAATCTCGGGGATCATCATCCTCGGCTCGCTCTTGCAGCTGGGTGCCGGGTCATGGATTGTCTTGCTTCTGGCATTCATTTCCATCCTGATCGCCACAATCAACATCGTCGGTGGCTTCATGGTTACCCGTCGCATGTTGCAGATGTTCCAGAAATCCTGA
- a CDS encoding ROK family protein, translating to MLWDLVADVGGTNMRLAAAVEGRIKEQHTFDTTGTMHLTDAVKSFVGKIGSAPRQVVVAAAGVIENGYVTLTNAGNQQFSQADLIVAAGAQGARILNDFEAAAWSLVTADPDDLTVIQGALPQPRQTPPVPTAPRLIIGPGTGLGVGTQVWAGHQPEVLQGEGGHVRVAPHTLDEVAVFAKLAELWPETQMDDRSCLALEAEAILSGTGIPYLMKALELLEGQEPSEMSARDIFDVARTEGNHLAVRAISMFAHHLGAVAGDLALYISAHGGIFLTGGVLQKNDWIFQNPEFLRGFNQGGRHTKFRVKMPIYLYRNSNFGLEGAINAMSFDPDLQ from the coding sequence ATGCTTTGGGATCTTGTGGCCGATGTTGGCGGAACCAACATGCGATTGGCCGCCGCCGTCGAGGGGCGCATCAAGGAACAGCACACATTCGATACCACCGGCACGATGCATCTGACCGATGCGGTCAAGAGCTTTGTCGGCAAGATCGGCTCGGCGCCGCGACAGGTCGTCGTTGCGGCCGCCGGGGTGATCGAAAATGGCTATGTCACGCTCACCAACGCTGGCAATCAGCAGTTTTCTCAAGCCGACCTGATCGTTGCTGCCGGAGCGCAAGGCGCCCGTATTCTCAATGATTTCGAAGCTGCTGCATGGTCCCTCGTCACCGCCGATCCGGATGATCTGACGGTCATTCAGGGAGCGCTGCCGCAGCCACGCCAAACGCCTCCGGTGCCCACTGCACCACGTCTCATCATCGGCCCTGGGACTGGCCTCGGGGTCGGCACCCAGGTGTGGGCCGGGCACCAGCCCGAAGTGCTTCAGGGCGAGGGAGGCCACGTTCGCGTCGCCCCGCATACCCTCGACGAGGTCGCGGTCTTTGCCAAACTGGCCGAACTGTGGCCGGAAACCCAGATGGATGACCGTTCCTGTCTGGCGCTTGAGGCTGAGGCCATCCTGTCGGGAACCGGCATCCCCTATCTGATGAAGGCGCTGGAACTGCTCGAAGGTCAGGAGCCGTCCGAAATGTCCGCCCGTGACATCTTCGATGTCGCCCGTACCGAGGGCAATCATCTTGCCGTTCGTGCCATCAGCATGTTTGCCCATCATCTGGGCGCGGTGGCAGGCGATCTGGCGCTCTATATTTCGGCTCACGGAGGCATATTCCTCACCGGTGGCGTGCTGCAGAAGAATGACTGGATCTTCCAGAACCCCGAGTTCCTCAGGGGCTTCAATCAGGGCGGGCGTCACACCAAGTTCCGCGTCAAGATGCCGATCTATCTTTATCGCAATAGCAACTTCGGCCTTGAAGGGGCCATCAACGCGATGAGCTTCGATCCGGATCTGCAGTAG
- the pntB gene encoding Re/Si-specific NAD(P)(+) transhydrogenase subunit beta has protein sequence MNAELQTAAYIAATVLFILSLGGLKDQESAKRGVWFGIVGMAIAVLATIFGPIDPHDITLGTVLAASPVVLLVAVIIGAVIGGVVAKRVEMTGMPQLVAMLHSFVGLAAVFIGLNSDLTAHAFPTPAEEVIHEIEIFLGVFIGAVTFTGSLIAYGKLAGRIDGKAMLLPGRHLLNLVMVVVSFILLIMYMNGLGSWTLYLMTLIAFVIGVHMVMAIGGADMPVVVSMLNSYSGWAAAATGFLLGNDLLIVTGALVGSSGAILSYIMCKAMNRHFVSVILGGFGNSTGPAMEIEGEMIAIDADGVAASLEDADSVIIVPGYGMAVAQAQQNVAELTRRLRAKGKEVRFAIHPVAGRLPGHMNVLLAEAKVPYDIVMEMDEINEDFPNTDVVIVIGSNDIVNPAAQEDPNSPIAGMPVLEVWKAKQVFVSKRGQGTGYSGIENPLFYKENTRMFYGDAKASLDTLLQQIQ, from the coding sequence ATGAACGCTGAATTGCAAACAGCCGCCTACATCGCGGCAACCGTGCTGTTCATCCTGTCTCTGGGTGGACTGAAGGATCAGGAAAGCGCAAAGCGTGGCGTCTGGTTTGGCATTGTCGGTATGGCGATCGCCGTGCTGGCCACCATCTTTGGCCCGATCGATCCGCATGACATCACGCTCGGCACCGTGCTGGCTGCCAGCCCGGTCGTTCTGCTTGTCGCAGTCATCATCGGTGCTGTCATCGGTGGCGTCGTCGCCAAGCGCGTTGAAATGACGGGCATGCCACAGCTGGTTGCCATGCTGCACAGCTTCGTGGGTCTGGCTGCGGTCTTCATCGGCCTCAACTCCGATCTGACGGCACATGCCTTCCCGACTCCTGCGGAAGAAGTCATCCACGAGATCGAAATCTTCCTTGGCGTGTTCATCGGTGCCGTGACCTTCACTGGTTCCCTGATCGCCTATGGCAAACTGGCAGGCCGCATCGACGGCAAGGCCATGCTGCTGCCGGGTCGTCACCTGCTGAACCTGGTCATGGTGGTCGTGTCCTTCATCCTGCTGATCATGTACATGAACGGCCTTGGATCCTGGACTCTCTATCTGATGACCCTGATTGCCTTCGTCATCGGTGTCCACATGGTCATGGCTATCGGCGGTGCCGACATGCCGGTTGTTGTTTCCATGCTGAACTCCTATTCGGGGTGGGCTGCAGCCGCAACGGGCTTCCTGCTCGGAAACGACCTGTTGATCGTGACCGGTGCTCTGGTGGGCTCCTCGGGTGCGATTCTGTCCTACATCATGTGTAAGGCCATGAACCGTCACTTCGTGTCGGTGATCCTCGGCGGCTTTGGCAACTCCACTGGCCCGGCCATGGAAATCGAGGGCGAGATGATCGCCATTGATGCCGATGGCGTTGCTGCCAGCCTCGAAGACGCTGACAGTGTCATCATCGTTCCTGGCTATGGCATGGCCGTTGCTCAGGCTCAGCAGAATGTTGCTGAACTGACCCGCCGTCTGCGCGCCAAGGGCAAGGAAGTCCGTTTCGCCATCCATCCGGTGGCTGGCCGTCTTCCTGGTCACATGAACGTGCTTTTGGCAGAAGCCAAGGTGCCTTACGACATCGTGATGGAAATGGACGAGATCAACGAAGACTTCCCGAACACGGACGTCGTCATCGTTATCGGCTCCAACGACATCGTGAACCCTGCTGCTCAGGAAGACCCGAACTCTCCGATCGCCGGCATGCCGGTTCTGGAAGTCTGGAAAGCCAAGCAGGTCTTCGTGTCCAAGCGTGGTCAGGGCACCGGTTACTCCGGTATCGAAAACCCGCTGTTCTACAAAGAGAACACCCGCATGTTCTATGGCGATGCGAAAGCCTCTCTGGACACCCTGCTTCAGCAGATCCAGTAA
- a CDS encoding LysR substrate-binding domain-containing protein, giving the protein MSTIGYQHLRALAIFVCVVDEGSFAAAARHLSSSRSRISEQITQLEDDLGVRLLQRSTRKLSLTEEGRRIYDKVRALPRLLEETVEIATQEKPSGRVSITATHDVGYTQLPPAIASFRKLYPDVELDILLSDKRLDLVAEGIDMAIRIGLPRDDSLIGRVLYEDRFGLYASPDYLEAHGTPRTIRDLNAHRWVCLSNVSPGGVNRLFRGKDLISVPAPHYELCNSPHMVIAMALAGMGVAQLFPSTVRRDVAEGRLVRIMPELSGETMIFSLVYPSRKHMPLRTRALINHLLAARLFDAPDTPG; this is encoded by the coding sequence ATGAGTACAATTGGATATCAGCACCTGCGCGCACTGGCGATTTTTGTCTGTGTGGTCGACGAGGGCAGCTTTGCGGCGGCGGCACGCCACCTGAGCAGCAGCCGGTCTCGCATCTCGGAGCAGATTACCCAACTGGAGGATGATCTCGGCGTCCGCCTGTTGCAACGCTCGACACGTAAGCTTTCGCTCACCGAAGAAGGGCGGCGGATCTACGACAAGGTGCGCGCCCTGCCGCGCCTGCTCGAAGAGACTGTCGAGATCGCCACACAGGAAAAGCCCTCCGGCCGTGTCTCCATCACCGCCACTCATGATGTCGGCTACACCCAATTGCCGCCAGCCATCGCCAGCTTCCGCAAACTCTATCCGGATGTGGAACTTGATATCCTGCTCAGCGACAAGCGGCTTGATCTGGTCGCTGAGGGCATCGACATGGCCATCCGCATCGGCCTGCCGAGGGATGACAGCCTGATCGGACGGGTGCTGTATGAGGATCGTTTCGGCCTTTATGCCAGTCCGGACTATCTGGAAGCCCATGGCACACCGCGCACGATCCGCGACCTTAATGCCCATCGCTGGGTGTGCCTGTCCAACGTCAGTCCGGGCGGTGTCAACCGGCTGTTCCGGGGCAAGGATCTGATTTCGGTGCCCGCTCCACACTACGAGCTGTGCAACTCGCCCCATATGGTCATTGCCATGGCGCTGGCGGGCATGGGAGTGGCGCAGCTGTTCCCTTCCACCGTGCGCAGGGATGTTGCCGAAGGGCGGCTTGTACGCATCATGCCGGAGCTGAGTGGCGAGACCATGATCTTCTCGCTGGTCTATCCCTCGCGCAAGCACATGCCGCTCAGAACCCGTGCCCTCATCAACCATCTGCTGGCTGCCCGTCTGTTCGACGCGCCAGACACACCGGGCTGA
- a CDS encoding DMT family protein, which yields MSLQAFLTPAMLLVSNIFMTFAWYGHLKHKGSVLMLAILASWSIAFFEYCIAVPANRWGSDYFNTAQLKTMQEVITLLVFTGFSVFWLKESLTINHLIGFALIAAGAAFVFRG from the coding sequence ATGTCCCTTCAGGCTTTTCTAACGCCCGCCATGCTGCTCGTCTCCAACATCTTCATGACCTTTGCATGGTATGGCCATCTCAAGCACAAGGGCTCTGTTCTGATGCTTGCCATTCTGGCCAGCTGGTCCATTGCCTTCTTCGAATATTGTATCGCCGTTCCGGCCAACCGCTGGGGCAGTGACTATTTCAACACCGCCCAATTGAAGACCATGCAGGAGGTCATCACGTTGCTGGTCTTCACCGGTTTCTCGGTTTTCTGGCTGAAGGAAAGCCTGACCATCAATCATCTGATCGGCTTTGCCCTGATTGCGGCAGGCGCTGCTTTCGTCTTTCGGGGCTGA
- a CDS encoding GntR family transcriptional regulator, which yields MSRTWDIKSATDMVDLGHLIQHVREVSDLEMESATPLYLRIERGIEQSIEAGLVAINDALPAERELAHALGVSRVTVRNAVRVLVQKGILVQRHGAGTFVASRVAQRPRQITGFTEDMQIRGLSTSALWLDRSSGTPTPEECEALEIMPDDAVSRLYRLRTVDGKPVCLEHAVLPKSVLPDPAMIETSLYSWLETHHQRPTRCMQKLSARLLDVSHAHLLEVPTGSACLYVERRSFLKQNVMPDHFETEARGMVHASEPSNGRAFPSPRIGLVKQIERPIEFVRAHFRGDLYEFVSESVI from the coding sequence ATGAGCAGGACATGGGACATAAAGAGCGCTACGGACATGGTTGACCTTGGCCATCTCATCCAGCATGTCAGAGAGGTCTCCGATCTCGAAATGGAAAGTGCCACCCCCCTCTATCTGAGGATCGAGCGGGGGATCGAGCAATCGATCGAAGCCGGACTGGTTGCCATCAATGATGCCCTGCCTGCGGAGCGGGAACTGGCCCACGCCTTGGGCGTTTCCCGCGTGACCGTCCGCAATGCTGTGCGGGTTCTTGTGCAGAAGGGCATTCTGGTCCAGCGCCATGGTGCTGGCACCTTCGTCGCCTCACGGGTGGCGCAACGGCCTCGCCAGATAACCGGCTTTACCGAAGACATGCAGATCCGGGGGCTTTCGACAAGTGCCCTGTGGCTGGATCGCTCCAGTGGCACACCGACCCCTGAAGAGTGCGAGGCACTGGAGATCATGCCAGACGACGCGGTGAGCCGCCTTTATCGGCTGCGCACCGTCGACGGCAAGCCCGTGTGTCTGGAACATGCGGTTCTGCCCAAGAGCGTCCTGCCGGATCCCGCGATGATCGAAACATCACTGTATTCGTGGCTGGAAACGCACCACCAACGGCCGACACGCTGCATGCAGAAGCTATCCGCTCGACTGCTCGATGTCAGTCACGCCCATTTGCTGGAAGTACCAACCGGCTCGGCCTGTCTCTATGTGGAACGGCGATCCTTTCTCAAGCAGAATGTGATGCCAGATCATTTCGAGACAGAGGCAAGAGGTATGGTCCATGCCAGCGAGCCGAGCAACGGCCGGGCTTTCCCCTCGCCCAGAATCGGACTGGTCAAGCAGATCGAGCGCCCCATCGAGTTCGTCCGCGCCCATTTTCGCGGCGACCTTTATGAGTTCGTTTCCGAGTCCGTCATCTAG
- the nagA gene encoding N-acetylglucosamine-6-phosphate deacetylase — MKQILMHARLFDGDQFHAGKAVTLKDGQIDSIIDTPGSLGGYEPHDLTGLVLAPGFVDTQVNGGGGVMLNGQTDLEGLERMADAHRRFGTTSMLPTLISDSWSSMEHVARLIRQAHRHWGEDSSLSAIKGVHFEGPYLNVDRKGVHPEKQLRAIDDDALELMTHPDLGVRLITVAPEKVGPSFIRDGVSSGALVSAGHTAAGFQEIAAALRAGLRGFTHLFNAMTPMGSREPGVVGAALDDPDSWCGLIADGFHVHPASMRNAIKAKPKGKIMLVTDAMASVGAEEKSFTLNGITITAKDGRCQLEDGTIAGSDLSMMGAVRNGVELLGLPLPEVLRMASRYPAQFIRMDTSLGSVAPGFAADLVAFDPTTWTVRHSWINGYHKAH, encoded by the coding sequence ATGAAGCAGATCCTCATGCATGCCCGCCTGTTTGACGGCGACCAGTTCCACGCCGGCAAGGCCGTGACGCTGAAGGATGGCCAGATTGACAGCATCATCGATACGCCGGGCAGTCTGGGGGGGTATGAGCCCCACGACCTCACCGGCCTTGTGCTGGCTCCGGGCTTTGTCGATACGCAGGTCAATGGCGGCGGTGGCGTCATGCTGAACGGCCAGACAGACCTAGAAGGTTTGGAGCGCATGGCTGACGCTCACCGCCGTTTCGGGACGACGTCCATGTTGCCGACCCTCATCAGCGACAGCTGGAGCAGCATGGAACATGTCGCACGCCTGATCCGTCAGGCGCATCGTCATTGGGGTGAGGACAGTTCCCTGTCTGCCATCAAGGGCGTACACTTTGAAGGCCCCTATCTGAATGTCGACCGCAAGGGTGTGCATCCGGAAAAGCAGCTGAGGGCAATCGACGATGATGCGCTGGAACTGATGACCCATCCCGACCTTGGTGTCCGACTGATCACAGTTGCCCCGGAGAAGGTCGGCCCCAGCTTTATCCGCGACGGCGTTTCCAGTGGCGCGCTTGTTTCGGCCGGGCACACGGCAGCCGGCTTTCAGGAGATCGCGGCAGCGCTCCGCGCGGGTTTGCGCGGCTTTACCCACCTGTTCAACGCCATGACACCGATGGGCAGTCGCGAACCCGGGGTGGTTGGTGCCGCCCTTGATGATCCGGACAGCTGGTGCGGCCTCATCGCGGACGGCTTTCATGTCCACCCTGCTTCCATGCGCAATGCCATCAAGGCCAAGCCGAAGGGCAAGATCATGCTGGTGACCGATGCCATGGCGTCTGTTGGGGCCGAGGAGAAGAGCTTCACCCTCAACGGCATCACCATCACGGCCAAGGACGGCCGGTGCCAACTGGAAGACGGCACCATTGCCGGGTCGGACTTGTCGATGATGGGCGCGGTGCGCAACGGGGTCGAGCTGCTCGGGTTGCCTCTGCCAGAGGTCCTGCGCATGGCATCGCGCTATCCGGCGCAGTTCATCCGAATGGATACGTCACTGGGCTCCGTGGCACCGGGCTTTGCCGCCGATCTGGTGGCCTTCGACCCAACGACATGGACCGTGCGGCACAGCTGGATCAACGGCTACCACAAGGCTCATTGA
- a CDS encoding SDR family oxidoreductase produces MIAVTGASGHLGRLAIKSLLEKTEAGNIIALVRNPEAVADLAAAGVVVRKADYDQPESYVEALKGVDKLLLISGSAVGQRIAQHTAVIEAAKANSVGLIAYTSILKADKSPILLAQEHVATEKLLASSGVPHVILRNGWYVENYTENMAPVLEHGAVIGAAGEGRVAAASRADYAAAAAAVLTSDEAQAGKIYELAADEDFSMADYAAAIAKASGKAITYVDMTEADYVKALVGAGVPEGFAQVLADADSAIKAGWLTDASKTLSSLIGRPTISVAESIKAHL; encoded by the coding sequence ATGATCGCAGTAACCGGAGCATCGGGCCATCTTGGCCGTCTGGCAATCAAATCCCTTCTGGAGAAAACGGAAGCCGGCAATATCATCGCACTCGTCCGCAACCCGGAAGCCGTGGCCGATCTGGCCGCTGCCGGTGTCGTTGTCCGCAAGGCCGACTACGACCAGCCGGAAAGCTATGTTGAAGCCCTCAAGGGTGTCGACAAGCTGCTGCTGATCTCCGGTAGTGCCGTTGGCCAGCGTATTGCACAGCACACCGCTGTCATCGAGGCGGCCAAGGCCAATAGCGTCGGGTTGATAGCTTACACATCGATCCTCAAGGCCGACAAGTCTCCCATCCTGCTGGCACAGGAACATGTTGCCACTGAAAAGCTGCTGGCTTCCTCCGGCGTTCCCCATGTCATCCTACGCAATGGCTGGTATGTTGAGAACTACACCGAAAACATGGCGCCCGTTCTTGAGCATGGTGCCGTCATCGGCGCTGCTGGCGAAGGCCGCGTTGCAGCTGCATCGCGGGCCGACTATGCCGCCGCTGCCGCTGCTGTTCTGACCAGCGACGAAGCTCAGGCTGGCAAGATCTATGAACTGGCTGCCGACGAAGATTTCTCCATGGCCGATTATGCAGCAGCTATCGCCAAGGCGTCCGGCAAGGCCATAACCTATGTCGATATGACCGAGGCAGACTATGTCAAGGCACTGGTCGGGGCAGGTGTGCCGGAAGGCTTTGCCCAGGTTCTGGCCGATGCTGACAGCGCTATCAAGGCGGGCTGGCTGACAGACGCCAGCAAGACCCTTTCCAGCTTGATCGGTCGCCCGACAATATCCGTTGCTGAAAGCATCAAGGCGCATCTTTAA